Proteins encoded together in one Camelina sativa cultivar DH55 chromosome 9, Cs, whole genome shotgun sequence window:
- the LOC104713369 gene encoding putative DEAD-box ATP-dependent RNA helicase 29 codes for MVEGNGFLVSSVTELHRKEKQKKKGKSGGFESLNLGPNVFNAIKKKGYKVPTPIQRKTMPLILSGVDVVAMARTGSGKTAAFLIPMLEKLKQHVPQGGVRALILSPTRDLAEQTLKFAKELGKFTDLRVSLLVGGDSMEEQFEELTKGPDVIIATPGRLMHLLSEVDDMTLRTVEYVVFDEADSLFGMGFAEQLHQILTQLSENRQTLLFSATLPSALAEFAKAGLREPQLVRLDVENKISPDLKLSFLTLRPEEKYAALVYLVREHISSNEQTLIFVSTKHHVEFVNSLFKLENIEPSVCYGDMDQDARKIHVSRFRARKTMLLIVTDIAARGIDIPLLDNVINWDFPPRPKIFVHRVGRAARAGRTGSAYSFVTPEDMPYLLDLHLFLSKPVRPAPTEDEVLKNMEEVMIKTSKAIDSGVTVYGRFPQKTIDLIFNRIREMVDASGELDSLERTSAKAFRLYSKTKPSPSKESIRRAKDLPREGLHPIFRSIIESGELEAMAFFQKIKNFRPKQTILEAEGEAAKSKNVKGPPGQWVDVMKKKRAIHEEIINTRLQQKQKSSNNHLEMEAEPTTSFGEGAIEGSKVSGKKRKAQESFKDDDNFISSIPVNHHSEAGLSLRGNEGFASNRLDAAVLDLVADDGQGMTQQKQNFHWDKKSKKYIKLNNGDRVTASGKIKTESGAKVKANKTGIYKKWKENTHKSAFSRDSGDAGETSSMSGRGGRDGKRRKGSVPNAHVRSEIKDLEQVRKERQQKANKVSYLQSKRGGRGGARGGRGGGSRGGRDFGGGSSREFGGGGGRGSGRDFGGRRGGSSPSSSRGGKRGGGRGGGGGRGRGAGGKRGRGR; via the exons ATGGTTGAAGGAAATGGTTTCTTGGTGAGTTCAGTCACTGAGCTTCACCGgaaagagaagcagaagaagaaaggcaAATCTGGAGGATTCGAGTCACTAAATCTAGGCCCTAATGTCTTCAATGCAATCAAGAAGAAGGGTTACAAAGTTCCCACACCAATCCAGAGGAAGACGATGCCGCTCATCCTCTCTGGCGTTGATGTTGTTGCCATGGCTCGAACCGGTTCCGGTAAAACCGCAGCCTTTTTAATCCCTATGCTTGAGAAGCTCAAACAACATGTTCCTCAGGGAGGTGTTAGAGCACTCATATTGTCGCCTACTCGTGATTTAGCTGAGCAGACTCTGAAGTTCGCCAAGGAACTCGGCAAATTTACAG atcTTCGTGTATCCTTACTAGTTGGTGGAGATAGTATGGAAGAACAGTTTGAAGAGTTAACAAAAGGCCCTGATGTGATTATTGCAACTCCTGGGAGACTTATGCATCTTTTGTCTGAGGTTGATGACATGACACTTAGGACGGTTGAGTATGTGGTTTTCGATGAGGCTGATAGTTTGTTTGGTATGGGTTTTGCTGAACAGCTGCATCAGATTCTCACTCAGTTAAGTGAGAACAGGCAGACTTTGCTTTTTAGTGCTACTTTACCTAGTGCCCTTGCAGAGTTTGCAAAGGCTGGTTTGCGTGAGCCTCAGCTTGTTAGGTTAGATGTTGAGAACAAGATAAGCCCGGATTTGAAACTTTCGTTTTTGACCTTAAGACCGGAAGAGAAGTATGCTGCATTGGTGTACTTGGTAAGGGAGCATATAAGTTCAAATGAACAGACTTTGATATTTGTTTCCACAAAGCATCATGTGGAATTTGTCAACTCATTGTTTAAGTTGGAGAATATTGAACCATCTGTGTGTTATGGTGATATGGATCAAGACGCGCGTAAGATTCATGTATCAAGGTTCAGAGCGAGGAAGACTATGTTGTTGATTGTCACAGATATTGCTGCTAGAGGTATTGACATACCATTGCttgataatgttatcaactgGGATTTCCCTCCGAGACCAAAGATTTTTGTTCATCGTGTGGGAAGAGCTGCCAGGGCTGGTCGTACAGGTTCTGCATATTCCTTTGTTACACCTGAAGATATGCCATATCTTTTAGATCTTCATCTATTCCTCTCAAAACCAGTCAGGCCTGCACCCACTGAGGATGAGGTCTTGAAGAACATGGAAGAAGTAATGATCAAAACTAGTAAAGCAATTGATAGTGGAGTAACCGTATATGGTCGTTTTCCTCAGAAAACCATTGATCTTATCTTTAACAGAATCCGAGAAATGGTTGATGCATCTGGAGAATTAGATTCCCTTGAAAGAACATCCGCAAAAGCTTTTCGTTtgtattcaaaaacaaaaccctcaCCGTCAAAAGAGTCCATTAGGAGAGCAAAGGATTTACCCCGAGAAGGCTTGCATCCCATCTTCAGAAGCATAATTGAAAGTGGGGAACTAGAGGCAATGGCTTTTTtccagaaaattaaaaatttcag ACCCAAGCAGACCATACTTGAAGCAGAAGGTGAAGCTGCCAAATCCAAAAATGTGAAG GGTCCCCCTGGCCAATGGGTtgatgtgatgaagaagaaaagagccATTCATGAGGAGATCATCAATACGAGACTTCAGCAGAAACAGAAGAGTTCCAATAATCATCTGGAGATG GAAGCTGAACCTACAACCTCTTTTGGCGAGGGCGCAATAGAGGGAAGCAAAG TAAGCGGTAAGAAAAGAAAGGCGCAAGAAAGCTTCAAGGACGATGATAACTTTATCAGCTCCATACCAGTAAATCAT CATTCAGAGGCGGGGCTATCTTTGAGGGGCAACGAAGGGTTTGCATCAAATAG GTTGGACGCTGCTGTTCTAGATCTAGTTGCAGATGATGGGCAAGGGATGAcgcagcaaaaacaaaattttcattggGATAAG AAAAGTAAGAAGTACATCAAGTTGAACAATGGAGATCGAGTAACAGCCAGTGGAAAG ATAAAGACAGAGAGTGGAGCTAAAgtgaaagcaaacaaaacaggTATATACAAGAAATGGAAAGAGAATACTCACAAGTCAGCATTCAGCAGAGACAGCGGTGATGCAGGCGAAACCTCAAGCATGTCAG GTAGAGGTGGCCGAGACGGGAAGAGACGGAAAGGATCAGTGCCTAACGCGCATGTGCGTTCAGAGATCAAAGACCTGGAGCAGGTCCGTAAAGAGAGACAGCAAAAGGCGAACAAAGTGTCTTATCTGCAGAGCAAGAGGGGCGGAAGAGGTGGGGCCAGGGGAGGTCGCGGTGGTGGTAGTCGGGGCGGTAGAGATTTTGGCGGTGGTAGCAGCAGGGAAtttggtggtggaggtggaagAGGAAGCGGTAGAGATTTTGGAGGTCGTCGTGGTGGTAGTAGCCCTAGTAGTAGTAGAGGGGGCaagagaggaggaggacgagGAGGTGGAGGGGGACGAGGACGAGGTGCTGGAGGTAAACGTGGGAGAGGAAGATAG
- the LOC104713370 gene encoding carboxyvinyl-carboxyphosphonate phosphorylmutase, chloroplastic has protein sequence MSMLMAVKTTSLCCSSINLTASPRFRRNPRAARLVNPTARIQTRIHRLIEEQGIVLMPGCYDALSAVIVQQTGFSAGFISGYALSASLLGKPDFGLLTPPEMAATARSVCASAPNLPIIADADTGGGNALNVQRTVKDLIAAGAAGCFLEDQAWPKKCGHMRGKQVIPAEEHAAKIASARDAIGDSDFFLVARTDVRATSAKSGLEDAIARVNLYMEAGADASFVEAPRDDDELKEIGKRTKGYRVCNMIEGGITPLHTPEELKEMGFHLIVHPLTALYASARALVDVLKTLKENGSTRDHLQKMATFEEFNSLVDLDSWFELEARYSNLRNALGTTKS, from the exons ATGTCGATGTTAATGGCTGTCAAAACCACTTCGCTCTGTTGCAGCAGCATAAACCTTACGGCTTCACCAAGATTCCGACGAAACCCACGCGCGGCGAGATTGGTGAATCCGACGGCGAGAATCCAAACACGTATTCACCGTCTGATTGAAGAACAAGGCATTGTGCTTATGCCTGGATGCTACGACGCCTTATCCGCGGTTATCGTGCAGCAGACCGGGTTCTCCGCCGGTTTTATATCCGGTTACGCCTTATCCGCTTCTCTTTTGGGAAAACCCGACTTCGGTTTGCTAAC ACCGCCGGAGATGGCTGCGACGGCAAGGTCGGTGTGTGCGTCAGCTCCAAATCTACCCATCATTGCAGATGCCG ATACCGGTGGAGGAAATGCGTTAAACGTTCAAAGAACTGTCAAGGATTTGATCGCAGCAGGTGCTGCTGGTTGCTTTCTTGAG GACCAAGCATGGCCAAAAAAGTGCG gTCATATGCGTGGTAAACAGGTGATACCAGCTGAAGAACATGCCGCCAAAATAGCATCAGCTCGTGACGCTATTGGAGATTCTGACTTCTTCCTTGTCGCCAGAACAGACGTACGTGCCACTTCTGCAAAATCAGGGCTTGAAGACGCCATTGCACGTGTTAATCTCTACATGGAG GCGGGAGCTGATGCTTCCTTTGTAGAAGCACCAAGAGACGACGATGAGCTCAAGGAAATTGGAAAACGAACAAAAGGTTATAGAGTTTGCAACATGATCGAAGGCGGAATCACACCATTGCACACACCTGAGGAGCTTAAAGAAATGGGATTTCACTTGATCGTTCACCCTCTTACCGCACTTTATGCATCGGCTCGAGCTCTTGTTGATGTTCTAAAGACTCTTAAAGAAAACGGAAGCACTCGTGATCACTTGCAAAAGATGGCTACTTTTGAGGAGTTCAACAGTTTGGTGGATTTAGACTCATGGTTTGAGCTCGAAGCTCGTTACTCAAATCTTAGGAACGCTCTTGGGACAACTAAATCATGA